aacaggttagtctcaaaggtgccacaggaccctctgttgctttctactaaGAGTGAAATCTCTAAAAGCTGTGTTAAGTGTGTTTGTGTGGCTGAAAATATACTGCTGAGCAGCTAGCAGAACCCCCATGAAGAGGTGTTGGAGATGCAAGGAGGGAGGGGTCTAAAGCATGTTTGTATTGTGAAGGGAACAAGCCAGCAGAAGGTGAAAGGTTAAGGGAAGTAGAAGAGGGGATCCAGGTGGTCGCAAGGGAGATCAGGGtatgggaaggcagagggagtcAGTAGGCAGACCGCAGGCCAAATCCAGCCTGCCAGATGCTTTTCAGGCTGAAGTCaatctggggctggagccgtgcGGAGCTGTGCCCGCTCCCCAGTGCAGGACTCCTCCAGCAAGGGGCTGGCAGTTGGGCCGGGATGCGAGACACAGTGTGTCAGCCGCAGCTTCACTGGCAGCAGCACAGGGATGGGAAGGGGGGAGCAGCAACATTTCGGGGGGGACGTCTCTACACCCCCCCGAGGACAGCCTCATGTGTCTCCActatgccctgccctgccctgccaatCAGGGAGCTATGGGGTCTGACatgctcactctgcagcccaatcAGAGGGCAGCACTGTTGGGGCCCTAATCCAAATTCTTCTCCACTTTCTTTGGAGATGGCAGGGTCAGCGGGCCTTGGAGCCACCACTCGTGGGTCCCAGGCCTACTGGACAACAAGGCTGGTAAGTGCCCAACTGGGTCCCATGGCATCCCCTTGTGCTGAGACACCAAATGCAGCatcccctccccgcagccccaccccagctttgtgccccccacccccaagtggtCCCCAGAGTTCCCCACCACGGCCTCATGCCCCTCACCCCAATCAGTCCCTGgaaactcccccaccccacccacgtGTCCTCCCCACACCCTGTACTTCAGGACTGGTTCCTGGAGTcctctccagccccacctccacccccaccccaactggcctctttccctccccaagcAGCCTCCAGTCACCCGCTACTGCCACATCCCGGCCACCCACCATCTTCCCATGGCTGCTACATGGAGTCTCCTGGGTCCCTCCTGCTACCAATAGACTCCTTGATGGATGCAAGGGGCAGATTGGGTCATGAGGTGAAGGACTgggaggcaccaggtgggagaggatACATGCACTATGGTTTCAGTAGCAGCAGGCAGccaggcaggtgggggcaggagaaggctcTAGGAGACACAGCGTGGCCGATGGAGTAGCTACGTAGGGATGTTCCTGTTCCCCTTATTCTAATAAAGCTCCTTGTTCAGAGCTAGCAGAGAGCATCTCTTGCTGagactctcccccatcctcatgGATCAGGGAGGGGTACTGGGATCTGGGAGCTCCATGTAGCAggggcttctgtgaatcccttttTAGGCTCCTGACTCTCGCCAGGCATTGTGTGAGCCTGGGCAGCTGACTCGGGGCTGTGAATTCACAGGGTGGCAGGTCACATAAGTTAGGTGCTGCAATGCTGAGCCTGGCAATGCCTAACTTCCCCCTTGTGAATCCTGCCCTTCGTGCACATTCTTTGCAAAGAATCAGGACTGCAACAAAGAAATACCTGATTCCTTCATCAAGGTCTCCTGCTAATGGAAGCAAGTGGCAAGATCCCAAATATTGGCAAAACTGTTTGGGCCAAAAAGGGTAGCAAGTGCATACTGGCAATCACCATTAAGAAATGTTGTAAAACTGATAAGAAATGGAGACATTAAAACTACAAAGTATTGGAACTTTTTGCGCAGATTTGGTGCAGAACAAGTTCATATGAACAGAAAATCAACTTTTTAAAGTGTTGAATGGGTTGCCTCAACTGATTGTGGGGATTCCTTTActaaaaaatgtataaaattcGGGGGTCTGATTTTTGGCTCACACATACTCTACATATGCTAATGAGGCCAAGAATGATTAGAGCTAGGTCCCCCttctactttattttttaataaaataacttatcAATGAATAACACATTTAAAAGTAGCCACCCTTCaacaaaatcttcaaaaacagacttcaaagagaaacctcAGAGctgcaattcatttgcaaatttaacaccatcaatttaggcttgaatagggactgggactggctggctcactacaaaagcaattttccctctcttcggattgacatctcctcatcaattattgggagtggaccacatccaccctgcctgaattggccttgtcaacactggttctccacccTTCTCTTCATGGAGGaccaccgagagcgggttcgggctcCGGTGAAAAAATTTTCGGgaccccccagcaagggcggaccggctaaacagggctgacgagagggcagggggaagccaggtccccttccggaccgccaggcccccgtaatttgtaccggctttcccccccccGTCGGCCCTGTTTGCCAGTATATATCTATGCctgtattttcactccatgcatatgGAGAAGTGGGTTCTTTCACaagagcttatgcccaaataaatctgttagtctttaaggtgccaccgcactcctcgttgtttttgtggatacagactaacacggctacccctgattcTATGTAGTACATGATTACAAACTAAAAGCAACAACTGTACTTTCTATACATGTCTCTGTGGCTTCTTTCAAAGTAATCACTGTAGGGTGGTATTGTAATTGCTGTGAAGCACCATTCCACTGGAGATCTTTGGTAGATCATTTCCCTGCAGCTCAGCTGGGGTAGAGGGAAGAGATGGCAGGGTCACTGCAGTTCATCATCTGGTCATGCTAGGGACAAGCTGCAGTGTGTGTATGGGAATGTTTTGAAAATACAGTGTACTGAGCAGGTGGGTTTGAACTGAACTTAACTGTTGCTTTTCCCCCCTTTAATTTAATCAAACATCCCAGAGCATTTGCTATTGCTAAAGGTTGGGTGTTTGCTTCTAGGAAAATCAGCCTGTGTTAAACTTTATTACAACCTCATACAGTTAAAATTGATGTCAACATGAACCTTTCCCCCAGCCAGTCGCAGGTTCTGAAGGAAAGGGGTTGATTTGATTTATCCTGATAAAAATAAATCACtggaatttttcttttcctttttctaagATCTGTGATAAGAGCAACTGAGCCACCACCAAAGGCTGCCATGGCTGGTAGACTCTCCAGAAGAGAAATTGAAAAACTGAAGGCCGTTGTTGGGAGAGGAAACCTCACGGCAGCAGCTGCTGAACTTCAGAAGAAGCTGGAGTCATTAGAAAACACCCCACTGAACATCGCCATCACGGGAGAGTCAGGTGCAGGGAAATCATCCTTGGTCAACGCCATCCGGGGCCTGCATGATGACGATGAAGGAGCTGCTGAGACTGGGGTGACACAAACAACGATGGAGCCAACGGCTTATCCACACCCCAGACTCCCAAATGTGACAATATGGGATCTGCCAGGTACTGGGACACCGAGCTTTCAGGCAGACAAATATCTTAATCAGGTAAAATTCAACAACTACGACTTCTTCATCATCGTCAGTGCTACGCGCTTCACTTCCCACGACACCACCCTGGCCCGTGAGATTCACAAGATGGCGAAGAGGTTTTACTACGTGCGCTCCAAAGTGGATATTGACTTGAAtgctgaaaaaaggaaaaagaatttcAATGAGGCGAGAACCCTGCAGGAGATCAGGGAGGACTGCATAGAGAACCTGAGAGAAGCAGGTGAGGCCTCCCCGCGGGTTTTCCTGCTCTCCAGCTGGGAATTGGCCAACTATGATTTCcagctcctgcaggagacccTGGAGAATGAGCTGGATGCTCAGAAGAGACACGTTTTCATCCTGGCCATGCCCAACATCTCAGCAAAGATCCTGGAGAAGAAAAAGGCTGAACTGCAGGAGTATATTTGGGCAGTTGCCCTATTGTCATGTGCTATTGGTGCTGTTCCTGTTCCAGGCCTCTCTCTCGCCTGTGATGTAGCCATCTTGGTTTTTCACATGAAGTGTTACTGCATGGCCTTTGGCTTGGATGATGAGTCTCTCGGTAGACTGGCTCAGCAGGTTGGCAAGCCTGTTGCAGAGCTGAAATCTGCTATCAAAAAGTCTCCACTGGACTCAGCCATAACAAAAGAGTTTGTATGGACTGTACTTTCCAGAACTCTCTGTGGAGCACTGATGGTGGTGGAACTTGTTCTGAATTTTGTACCAGGCCTTGGCTCCCTGGTAGGGGGGGGGATTTCTTTCATGACCACGCGCTACATGCTGCAGAGCTTTCTGgatgaggctgcagaagatgctcaGAAAGTTCTGACCAAGGCTCTTGAACCCAGAGCTGAATAGTCCATATAATAGCACCAAGACCGGCTATGCATGCCCACAGAAAACCAGACACACCTGGTCCAGCCCTGTCAGAATCTCTAGACGTGGGTGAGCCCAGCCAAAACAAAACGACACCCTAAACTGACAAACAGCAGAGAGACCGACCAGATCAGATCAGACGGGATTCTGGtgaatcaaagaatcatagaatctcagggttggaagggacctcaggaggtcatcgagtccaaccccctgctcaaagcaggaccaattgccaactaaatcatcccagccagggctttgtcaagccgggccttaaaaacctccaaggaaggagactccaccacctccctaggtaacgcattccagtgcttcaccatcctcctagtgaaatagtgtttcctaatatccaacctagacctcccccactgcaacttgagaccattactccttgttctgtcatctgccaccactgagaacagctgagctccatcctctttggaacccccttcaggtagtttaAGGCTGAAGGTAGTTtatcaaaagcttgtcccttccaccaacactaTATGTCAGGTTAGATGGTTTCTTTTCAGGCAAAACTAACTGGGATGGAGCTGGTCTCTAAACTAGGAGAAATATTCTGAGAAGAAGACGATGCCCCAGTATCTCTGCTTGGCGCACTCACCCTGGCCTCATGTGAAACAGAGTCTGTAAGTAACCCCTGTGAAGTCTGGTACAACTGCATCTTCAGGGCTAGATCCAtgaaaaggagttaggtgccatTTTAACCCCCCAAGTCCAGCATGGGGCACCCTGGGCATTCAGAACACCACCGCTCAGCTGCCACCtgaccctgtaggtgcctaaagtcccTCGACAGCTACATTTCCACCATTATAGCCCCCAGGTGCCTACGTTTCTGCCAGTGAGCAGGCACACAGCCGCATCACACCTGGGAACCTGCCTCACGCCGACACCCCAGAGGGTTCCATTCCCTCGTGTCtggcctgcagggcctgatccaggagTGTTCTCAGGACACACCTAACCCCACACAAaatggatggagggggaggtggcTCTCAGGGATCAGGATCTGCAGCAGAGCAAGTCTCTGGGTAAGCTAATGAGCACAGTCAGCCTGTAGCAGGCTGCCTAATTGGCTCCACGGCTGATTGGCTGGAAGAGTCGACAGAGCAGCTCTCGAgtccagcaacagcagcaggtcaGCAGCTGCTCAGAGCGTTCACCCGCGGCTGAGATGGCTCCTGCTCATTCCAAGCCTTGCTCCTGCCTTGGACCCAGCCTCGCCTCACGCCAGGtaacctggttctgaccctcGGCTCCAAATCCTGCCTTGGACCCAGCCTCGCCTCACGCCAGGtaacctggttctgaccctcGGCTCCAATTCCTGCCTTGGACCCAGCCTCGCCTCACGCCAGGtaacctggttctgaccctcGGCTCCAATTCCTGCCTTGGACCCAGCCTCGCCTCACGCCAGGtaacctggttctgaccctcGGCTCCAATTCCTGCCTTGGACCCAGCCTCGCCTCACGCCAGGtaacctggttctgaccctcGGCTCCAATTCCTGCCTTGGACCCAGCCTCGCCTCACGCCAGGtaacctggttctgaccctcGGCTCCAATTCCTGCCTTGGACCCAGCCTCGCCTCACGCCAGGtaacctggttctgaccctcGGCTCCAATTCCTGACTCCGGCTGTGACCCTGggctctggcatctggcctctgactcctgctctgaccctcagctccaatTCCTGACTCCGGCTGTGACCCTGggctctggcatctggcctctgactcctgctctgagcctgggctctgattcctggctactgatgcctgctccaaccactgggcctgatcctgctctaaCTGCTAGGCATGGCCACCCATGTCCCAGTCACTGACAGTGGTGGCGCCTCTCTAACAGTTTAGTGCTTCAAGCACTCTCCTGGGGTGGGAAAATCCAATTGAAATCCTCCCTCCACATGGGGGGAATTCACGGTGTACTAGACggattaaaatattttgatgaaatgACGTTAAATTGAGAAGGAAAGTCAGCTAGAAGTTGGTAATGCTTTGGGCAAGACACTGTGAACATTATGCCAGGGTTTGCTGAGGGGTGATCCTGTTAGGAAAATGAAGAGGTTGCATTCGTATTGAGTTTTTTTAATTAGTGATAAAAGTAAGAAGTAAGGATAATATTTTCCATCAAGCGCGCTCATGTTACCACAAATACGTGAAATAcacctgggctgggagaggcaggAAATAAAAGGGGATGAAACTGAAAAATGTCTGATAAGAACAGTTGGTCACGGAGTTAAATAATCAGCAATGTAGCTTCTGGATCAATGCAGCACAGGCCCAGCTCAGCCACACACAGAGATCCTGCCACAATTGTAAAATAAGGAGACCAGGATGGCAGGTTTatggagctgctccagcctgcCGGAGAACAACAGTTCAAGTGGCTCCATGGTCCTGCAGACTGGACTGTTCCAACACATTCAAACAATGTGGCAAGACTTTGTATAAAACTCCATTTGAAAGTTAAACATTTCAGCAGCCAGCGAAGTGCCGAGGGCAAACGGCAGCTTGGCCAGCACAGCGTGCAGTGGTGATCGGAGTGCATTGCAAGAGGGGCCCATGGAAAGCAATCTGTGAAAGGAGGTTGCTGAGCCGAGCTGAGCAGCAGGTGTTCACTGGCTGTCCCAGAATGGTCGTACTCCTGGCTATGGCCTAATTTGTCCTACACAACCTGATGTGACACCAGGAGTTCTGCACAAAAGAGACTGGAATTTGAGACCCCCATGTAAGAACTCACAAGACGTGCCTGTGGTTGGGTGGCGAGAAGACACAAGTTtcattttggttggacatttccAGCCTTCATCACAAGCCTGGGTCACCGTTTGATTGGTCCATGCCAGCTTCTCCAAGCAGAGGAACCAAATTGAACTCACAGCAGAAAGGGGATAAAATGGCCTGCCTCCTTCAGCACATCACTTCCTGAAAGCCGAGAAAAGGAGAAGACCTGGGAATCCTCACTGCGGGTGACATTAAGTACCCTCAGTTAGGCACCTTTaactatctctctctcttttccagcaGCTTGGGTTGTTTGTTAGCACATGCGGAAAAGACAATGTCCGTCCTACACTCCACCTGTGTTTGCAGTGTCAGCCCTGCTGTGATCAGTAACGGAGCTGAAGGCTGACAGTTGAGCAAAGATTTGGTAATAAGTAACATACAGCCTTTCTCTTTGGCAAGGACCCAGATCAGTCACTTGACTCCTTCCTCAGCTGGGTACCTCATTACTAAGGACATGTACATGCTTGTGTAGGTGGTGTATAGATTGTCACAGAGTTAGAGCTTGTGCCCTTGTTTTGATAAAGTTTGTTGTAAAGTAGCTTTTAAATAGAACTCGTTACAAGTCCTGAACACTGTTTATCCCCGTAGTTAATAGCTGCGCGCTGCCTGTCGAGTTCTAGGTGTACACAGACATCAAATAAGACTTCGTGTGAAAGCCTGTCATAAAAAAATAGATGTTCTTGTTAGGTGGTTAGGAGTGTTTATCTGATCCTGAGTTAATATAACTGGTGTGAATATTGGTGAAAAGGGGTAACCACAACAGATCCATTGGGAAGGAGACTATGGTGGGTTGGCATGTGAGGAATTGCTCAAGTTGTTTTATGCATTAGCCTAGAATTGTTTTCCACTGTTGAATCAAGTAAGAGTGGAGAGTTTTACTAATGGGCTTGAGTGTTTTCCTTCTGCTTTAAGGACTTGGTCAAAATTCCAAACAAAGTCAAAGGATAATTgttgaatgggaattttgctgcTTTCTGCTATAGATGTGTTATGTGATTCTTAAAACCTGGATGGTTCGCGTGTGGACCAGTTTTTCCCGTTTCTCTCAGTCCAATCATAAACCAGTGCTACTGTGCATTATCTTATATTATATACTCTTGGCTGCTGTTGATAAGGGTAgccaataaaaatgtaaaatcaaaTCTGAGTCCTTTTCTTTTGTTAAGCAGTCAATATCCAAAGCCCCCTAAGACAGACGAGTTGGGTAATCAGCTGAGCAATTAACTTAACCAAGGTTTTATTTGATCCCTTCCTTTCTTACATGTTCCAGGAGGGAAACACCCTCTGTGaattaccctgactggccaccaggtgctgatcccagcccggggccaggGAATGTTACCTCACTAGTGATAATTAGTGATAAAGGGGCAGGGGGTGTATCCCACAGATGAATCATGAACTCTTATCATTTCATGGTCGccttcacccaagctgccttccgcCTTCAAATTCTCAGCCAGTTCCTCCCGGTTTGTCAGACTCAAACCCAGAACAGCCTCtgccctagtcactttctccacctccTGTAATAAAAAACTTGTCTCCAGCGGAGCAGGTCACTCGCTCATGGGAACCTGAGCTCCCACAGCCGATCAAGTCACTCACTCGCCCTGTCCTCTGCCGACACAGAGTCAGCTCACCCCAGAGACGTTGGGCTCTGCACCATGCGGCTTCTCCAGGAACGGCTCCCAGATGGGCCAAGACCCCTACCCCTGCAGCCCCTTGTCCTCATTCACATCTCCTGCCCGTGGGGATCTTGTGAGGGCGGTAGGACAAGAGCCCTGTTCCTGCTGGATTTAGGAGAGAGGTGGTTGGGGGCGTCTGAACAGGCGAAAacctggaggaagagcagggACATATTCCCAccagtcactgctgctccatgggaaATACGCTCTGTGCATCCCCCCAACTAGCTATGAGCTGTCACTGCTGCTCCCATGGCAGGCAGGGGTGGGTGGAGGACACACTCTGTGCATTATCCGAACTGGCCACCACGTGTCATTGCTGCTCCAAGGCTGACACACTGCAGGATGGCGTGAAACGGAGCAGGTTCAGTTCCAAGGGTCAGATTTCCAGACGGGTGCAGCGCACAGCAGCCCCCCATGAGGAACAAGGGGAGCTGCTGGATGCGGGTCTGTTCGGAAAATCCAGTGAGAATTGTGCGTCTCATGAGCATGGTGTGGCCGCCCCTGTGGCCCAGTGCCTTCCCTGCTGTGCACAGCGTGGCTGGGCTGAGACCTCCCCTCTCAGAGCATCTCGTCTCagctcttagggctggtctacactggcacttaacagcactgcaactttctcgctcaggggtgtgaaaaaaaatacccccctgagcacagcaagtctcTGGGAGCTACGCCTCTCATGAAAGTGGTTTTTTTCTGCTATGACTACACTAGCAACACCATTAGTTGAATGGAACAGTTCATTCAGTGCTTGTGCCTGGGACAGTCGCACTCAACAGCACGGGCACAGAAGTACAGTGTTCCCCTGACAACCAGTGCGTTCTGGGACTCTGGACAAATGTATCCCTGAGAGCCCAGCACCATCTCTGGGAGCAGGGGCTTGTGCAGAGCGCTGCATTATGGGAAGGAGTCAGTCAGTAAGATGGGCTGCCCCAAAGccggtgggtgtgtccatgcaaatgagatcagcctctgaagtccttttccacaactcaccaccagatgtcaggggagagctcatcctgactctgcttacacaagtCAGACCAGAaaaacatgagattttttttcccaaaacccACAAGTTTGGTTCAAAAATCATCATATATTTTTGAAAGGATAATACTGAGGTCTTTGATGTTCTGGTTGCTCAACTCCCAATGCCTCAGTGCACATGTGAGAGACAATTACTGTGGCCCgctctcacacatgcacacatgacTCTGGCTCTTGGGGCTGCTGGGTAGAAAGGAGCTTCTAGCTTCTCCCCAGACCCCCACATTATAATTCATTCATTTtctgtcccctgcccagccccaaatctgcccctcccccaggccattaattgcacccccccaccccccagccccatatCAGCTCTGCCCCCCAAGTCCCACTGCTGCTCCGCCtgttgctcggggggggggggcggtcttctcccctctccccctcccctacccaaacactcctctgcctcctgaggggaaggggagggtgctgcctgtctcctgcagcagctctgattggctgcccttccccaggaggtggggcagtgggTATTTCTGAcagagcaacagtgacacctggtggccagtctGGTAATCTTTTCTTCATTAGcacagcagtgacacccggtggctagttagggtaatgcacagagtgtATTTTGAAAGTGGAACAGCAGTGGCTGTGCATTGCATGGTACTGCTGCTTCATTAGGTAACAAAATCTGAATGTAGAGCTCggacactgggagccaggactcctggtttcgaTGTCTATAGCTGTTGTgcaatcttgagcaagtcacttatttTCTCTGTGCTGCACTTTTCCCCCTGTGAAAGGGGGAATCCTGCTCCTTTGAGGTCTATGGCACAAACCCCACTAGCTCCACTGGGAGCAGCGCTGTGCCCCGAGAGGGCTCACGGGGTTAATTCATATGTAGAAAGCTCTGTGGTGAAAGGCTCAGGAATAGCTCATTATTGGGCAGTAATTCAAGGGCAGTGGGAGCAAGACAAACAGTTCACAAGACAGTGAGAAATCGTGTGTGAGGGGAGAGGAGACCTTAATTTTGTCTTATGATTTAAGAACAAACCTGAGTATGTGACTGGGAGATTCTTCCCCTGAGACTCAGGCAGGTTTCTGTGATTCCCAGACCACCCTGGACTCTCTTCACTTTCCTGCCAGGTGTTAAATGAGGTGACTGATGTCTGTCACGTGTGATTTGGTGCCTCTTATCCTCTCTTTGCgctgtgtgtgcagtggggtggTTTGTTATGGGAGGTGTCACAGGCTGGCCGGCCCTTTAAGGCAAGCCAGGCTCAGCCTGGCCTGGGAGCTAGCAGCGAGCCCCCCGCTGGGGGTGATAGGGTGACTTAATGAGAATTAGTAACCTCAACTAGGCCAGGGCCAGGAAAAGACGACACAAGGGAGGGGAACTCAGTTAGGGGCAGACCCAGGAGAGAGGAGTGTGAGCCCTGGGGCCTGAAGTCCATGAGAGAAGGCAGGTACCACagggagctctctgctgccatctgctggaGGGCAAAGGGACTGAGTGAGGCCATAGCTAATTTACATATCAACTGTGGATGGTTTTGGGACATCGGGGTTAAATGTGCTAAGTTTTGTAGTTGGGGCTGATTCTCTGGAGAGTTCCCTGGTGGGAACCAGCTGGGCAAAGCCTGAACAGTGACTGGGATCAGGGTCTATGTTCACCTAAAGACTCTGGTGCGGCCTCCCTGTCCTAGCTGCAGAAATCATCGTAATAGCCCCAGAATGGCGGAGTGGTGGCGGCATTAGGTTAAGATCCAGTGAACATATGCCCAGCCTGCACAGGTTTAAACCTGCTTCTGACATCATCCTAGCAGAGCCCCAGGGACCCTGATTCTCCTGCAGCCACAAACTgtgagtgaggggctgggagacAGAACAAACTGCATCAGCCGCTCAGGGGCCAATTGGTCGGGGCTGTGACAGATACACCCTGAGACAGTAGATGGGGGAAGGTGTTGAACAGTAAAGGTTTGTCCCAGCTCACTCCGTCCTTCCTCTTTCCTCCACCAACAAAGTTCTTCTGTTTAACCCTCTGGTGACTGTGCTGGCGAGTGGGTGCAGATTTGCCCAGCAAAGGTGCCCAGAGTAGATACAGGTTCCcagatcactgggtgggggctcgagtcaCAGTTAAGGAACTGTAGAGAATCCCCTCAGGTAAAGACCCGACCCTTGTTGCTGGCGACGCTGCTGCTTCAGGGTTTCACTTCTTCTCCTCACAAACACCCTACGGCTGCATTTCCCGCCCCCCTCGCTAAACTCCCCAATTAGTGACACTCTAGGGAAGAGCTCCTGTCTAGTCAGAGCAATGcctttaagtagggttaccatatttaaaaattaaaaaaagaggacactccatggggccctggccccaccccttccccgcccccttccccgctccaactccgccccttccccgaccagccccgccccaactccgccccctcccctgagcacccgcattccccctcctccctcccagccacgtgaaacagctgcccgagcgctactggcttcgggcagcccccagacctccagaccctgcacccccagctgggcacttcccctcccgggctccagcggcggctgctgcgtgctgctccctgactcttcagctctgtaagagcagagctgcccgagcgctaccggcttcgggcaacccccatccctccggaccctgtgccccaggagcccgggaggggaagtgcccggccggcggcgcagggtccggaggtatgggggctgcccaaagctggtagcactcgggcagctcggctcttaaacagagccaaggagtcagggagcacagagCCGCTGGAGCccactctaaggtaagccagggatgccggaagctgggagtatttttcccggacatgttcggctttttggaaattccccc
Above is a window of Chrysemys picta bellii isolate R12L10 chromosome 20, ASM1138683v2, whole genome shotgun sequence DNA encoding:
- the LOC135976870 gene encoding interferon-inducible GTPase 5-like, with amino-acid sequence MAGRLSRREIEKLKAVVGRGNLTAAAAELQKKLESLENTPLNIAITGESGAGKSSLVNAIRGLHDDDEGAAETGVTQTTMEPTAYPHPRLPNVTIWDLPGTGTPSFQADKYLNQVKFNNYDFFIIVSATRFTSHDTTLAREIHKMAKRFYYVRSKVDIDLNAEKRKKNFNEARTLQEIREDCIENLREAGEASPRVFLLSSWELANYDFQLLQETLENELDAQKRHVFILAMPNISAKILEKKKAELQEYIWAVALLSCAIGAVPVPGLSLACDVAILVFHMKCYCMAFGLDDESLGRLAQQVGKPVAELKSAIKKSPLDSAITKEFVWTVLSRTLCGALMVVELVLNFVPGLGSLVGGGISFMTTRYMLQSFLDEAAEDAQKVLTKALEPRAE